The Kribbella sp. NBC_00662 nucleotide sequence GATCGGTCGGCACGCGGACCCGTGGCGACCACGGGTTCATCCCTGGGACGCTGGCCGGACTGGCTGGTCCTCACCACGCACTGGCTGGTCTGCGCGGTCAGCCAGGTCATCCCGTGCCTACAATTTCTGCGACCGGGCGGGGTATTGAGTGGATGGCGGCGCTTTCTGGTGTTGCAGGGTCGGCGCGACGAGACCGAGCTGCTCGGTCGTCTCATCGAGGCGATCCGGTCGGGTCAGGGCCGCAGCCTGGTGCTGACCGGCGAGGCAGGGGTCGGCAAGACGGCGCTGCTCGACCACCTGATCGCACACGCGACGGATTGCCAGGTCGTCCGCATGACCGCGATCCAGTCCGAGATGGAGCTCGCCTTCGCAGGCCTGCACCAGCTGTGTAGCCCGATGCTGGGCCAGCTGGACGCGCTGGCCGAGCCGCAGCGCAAGGCCCTGGGCACGATCTTCGGGCTGCGGTTCGGCGATCCGCCGGACCGGTTCCTGGTCGGCCTCGCGACGCTCAACCTGCTCGCGGACGTGGCGCGTGATCAGCCGCTGATCTGCGTGATCGACGACGCGCACTGGCTGGACCACGCCTCGCTGCAGGCGCTGACGTTCGCCGCCCGCCGCATGGTCGCCGAGCCGATCGCGGTCGTGTTCGCCGTACGGAACGGGCAGCTGACGCCCGACTTCGACGGCATCGAGCGGTTGCGGGTCGACGGGCTGGGCGACCACGATGCTCGCGTCCTGCTGAAGTCTGTGCTGCCGGGCCCGATGGACGAGCGCGTCGTCGACCGGATCGTCGCCGAGGCCGACGGCAGTCCGCTCGCTCTGCTCGAGTTGCCGTCAGGGCTGACGTCGGCGCAGCTCGCATCGGGCTTCGGGCCGCAGGGCGGCGGGGTGCCGGCTTCGATCGAGGACTCCTACGCCCGCAGTTTCGCGGAGCTTCCGCCCGACGCCCGGCGGCTGCTTGTCCTCGCGGCGGCGGAGCCCATCGGTGACCCGGTCCTGCTCTGGCGCGCGGCCTCGAGCCTGGGCATCGATGTCATGGTCGCCAGACGAGCGGAGGCATCCGGGCTGGTCCGGTTCGGAACCAGGATCCAGTTCCGCCATCCGCTGGTGCGGTCGGCGATCTACCGATCCGCGCCGGAAGACGAACTCCGCGAGGTCCATGCCGCCCTGGCGGCGGCGACCGATCCCGCCGTCGACCCGGACCGCCGGGCCTGGCACCAGTCGCAGGCCGTCTCCGGCCCCGACGAGGAAGTCGCGACCGAGCTCGAGCGATCGGCCGAGCGTGCGCAGGCCCGTGGCGGTCTCGCCGCGGCGGCTGCGTTCCTGGAGCGGGCCGTCGAGCTCTCCGCCCATGCCGATCGGCGCACCGATCGCGCGATCGCCGCCGCTCGCGCCCATCTCCAGGCGGGGGAGCCGGACCAGGCCATGCGCCTGTTGTCGGCCGCGGAGGCGGGTCCGCTCGACGATGCGGAGGGCGCGCAATTGGACCTGCTCCGGGCGCAGATCGCGTTCACACTGCATCGCGACGGCGGAGCTCCCCGGCTGCTGCTCCAGGCGGCGCAGCGGTTGACGTCGACCGACGTTCGGCTGGCGCGGGAAACCTACCTGGACGCGATCCTCGCGGCGATGTTCGCCGGAGACTTCGCCGGCCGGGACTGCCTGAGCGACGCGGCGGATGCGGCGAAGAGCGCGCCCACGTCCGACCTCCCCGGCGCGCCGAACGACGTACTGCTCGATGCCCTGGCGGTTCGTTTCACCGACGGGTATCTGCCCGCTGTGCCGTTGCTGCGGAAGGCGTTGGCGGCCTATCGGGACGCGAACCTCACCCCGGAGTCGCTGCGCTGGTTCTGGCTGGCTCACATCACGGCCGGGCACCTGTGGGACGAGCAGACGATCGACAACGGCCGTCACCTGGAGCTCGCGCGTGCACTCGGCGCGGTGGAGACATTGCCGCTGGCGCTGAGCGTCCGCATCGGCGGGCTGGTACTGAGTGGCGAGCTCGGCGAGGCGGCGGATCTGGTCGACGAGCTGAAGACCGTGCTGGCTGCGACCGGGCTGCCGACAGCGCCGTACGGCGGTCTACTGCTGGCAGCGTGGCAAGGCGACGACCAGCGGGCCCAGGAGCTGGTCAAGCGTGCCGAGGCGGAGGCACGTTATCGCGGCGAGGGCTTCCTGCTGATCATCGCGGGGATGGCATCGGCCGTGCTCAACAACGGCCTCGGCCAGTACGCCGAAGCGTACGAGGCAGCCGCCCGCACTGCTGAGCAACCTCCGCTGATGGCAGTCGAACCCTGGGCAGTTCTGGCCGAGCTCGTCGAGGCAGCGACCCGGATCGACGAGGACGAGGCCGCAGAGGCCGCACTGGTCCGGTTGGCCGAGACGACCCAGGCCACCGGCACCGCGTGGGGACTCGGCGTCGAAGCCCGGTGCCGGGCGCTCGTCTCGAAGGACGAGTCCGCGGACGAGCTGTATCGCGATGCCATCGCGCGGCTGGCCACGACCAGGATCCGCGGTGAGCTCGCCCGGTCCCACCTGCTGTACGGCGAGTGGTTGCGCCGGCAGGGCCGGCGCGGCGAGGCGCGTGATCAGTTGCGGACCGCCCACGAGCTGTTCGTCGGGATGGGGATGCGAGCGTTCGCGAACCGGACCTCGGCCGAGCTGCGAGCGACGGGCGAGCTGGTGCGTACGGCGTACCCCGAACCCCCGCGCGTCCTGACCCACCAGGAGACCCAGATCGCGCGGCTGGTCGTGGAGGGTTTGTCGAATGCCGACATCGCAGCCCGCCTGTTCCTCAGCCCGCGGACGGTGGAATGGCATCTGAGCAAGGTGTTCGCGAAGCTGCAACTGACGTCACGCCGTCAGTTGCGGACCGTGCAGCTGCCGACACCTGACTGACCGGTCCGGGGTGTGTCCCGGGGTCGGACCGGGGGTTCCTACTGAGCCGGAGTACGTCGTCCGCGCAGCAGACTGCAGCCATGGCCGGCAGCGTGCGTGAATTCGATGTGATCGTGATTGGTTCCGGACCGATCGGGCAGACGCTCGCGGACAAGGTCCGGGCGGGTGGGCTCACCGTGGCGGTGGTCGAACGTGAGCTCGTGGGCGGCGAATGCTCCTACTGGGCCTGCATTCCGAGCAAGGCGATGCTCCGGCCGGTCGTCGCGGTCACCGAGGCGCAACACGTCGACGGAGCCCGTGAAGCGGTGACCGGGCCGATCGACGCCGAGTCCGTTTTCGCCCGCCGGGATCGATACGTGACAAGCCTCGACGACACGGGTCAGGCGAACTGGGTGAAGAGCATCGGCGCGACGCTGGTCCGCGGTCACGGCCGGCTCGAAGGACCGCGCCGCGTCGCCGTGACGACCCCCGACGACGAGGTCGTGGTGCTCACCGCGCGGCACGCGGTGGCGATCTGCACCGGCAGTCTGGCCGCGATGCCGGACGTGCCGGGGATCGCGGAGGCCCGGCCTTGGACGAACCGCCGGGGGACCGACAGCAGCAATGTGCCGGCCCGCCTGGCGATCGTCGGCGGCGGCCCGGTCGGGGTCGAGCTGGCGACTGCCTGGAACGGACTCGGCTCGACGGTGACCTTGTTCGATCGTGAGCAGCGTCTGCTGCCGCGGATGGAGCCGTTCGCCGGCGAGTTGGTTGCCGAAGGGCTGACCGAAGCGGGCGTGACCGTGCGGACGGAAGTCACCCTGGAGTCTCTACGGCGTCCGGTGGCCGACGGTCCGGTGACGGTGACGCTCGACGACGGCAGCAAGCACGAGGTCGACGAGGTGCTGTTCGCGATCGGCCGTACGCCGTTGACCGGCGACATCGGACTGGAAACCGTGGATCTGCCGGCCGGATCGTGGCTGGACGTGGACGACACCTGCCGGGTGCGCGGCGCGGACGGCTGGTTGTTCGCGCTCGGCGACGTCAACCACCGGGCATTGCTGACGCACCAGGGCAAGTACCAGGCTCGTATCGCCGCGCAGGTCATCCTCGACCAGGCGGCAGGTAATTCGGTGGATGACGCCACGCCATGGGGAGTCCATGTGGCGAGCGCCGATCGATCCGCCGTACCGCAGGTCGTCTTCACCTCGCCGGAGGCCGCAGCCGTCGGCCGGACCGCCGAGGAGGCCGCGGCCGAGGGGTACCGGTTCATGGTCGTCGATGTCGACCTCGGCGCGAAGGTGGCGGGCGCGAACCTCTACGCGGACGGTTACCGCGGCCAGGCCCGGATGATCGTGGACGAGGACACCCGATGCCTGCTCGGGGTGACGTTCGTCGGCGCCGGCGTCACCGAGCTGCTGCATTCGGCGACGATCGCGATCGTCGGCCAGATCCCGATCGAGCGGCTGTGGCACGCCGTACCGTCGTTCCCGACGATCAGCGAAACCTGGCTCCGCCTGCTCGAGGCATACCAGAACTGACGCTGAGGGTTCTGAGTTAGTCCGCCTGGGGTGAGGTTTCGTGGCGGGGGCGGCGGGAGGGTGGCTGAGGCGGAAGGAGCAGCCATGAAGGACTACCCGTCGATCGCGAACCACGGCCTGATCGGGGATCTGCAGACTGCGGCGCTCGTCAGCACGGACGGGTCGGTCGACTGGTTCTGTACGCCACGCTTCGACTCGCCGAGCGTCTTCGGGGCGTTGCTGGACCACGAGCGAGGTGGTCACTTCCGGATCCGGCCGGCGGCCGGGACGGTCGACACCAAGCAGCTCTACTTCCCGGGTACGGCGATCCTCATCACCCGCTTCATGACCGAGGCAGGCGTCGGCGAGGTGATCGACTTCATGCCGGTGTCGAGCAAGACGACCGCGACCGGCAACCACCGGATCGTGCGGCTGCTTCGCTGTGTCCGCGGCCGGATGACGTTCGACCTCGACATCGCGCCGCGGTTCGACTACGGCCGCAAACCCCATCAGTGGCACATGACCGAACACGGGGGTGTGTGCACCGGCGACGGGCTGACGTTGACCTTCCACGTCGTACGGGAGCCCGACGACGAGCACCTCGTCCAGCCGCGTGTGGACGACGCCGGCGACGTACAGGTTTCCTTCACCTTGGAGGCCGGACAGCTGCGCGGCCTGATGCTCGAGACGGCGGCCGACGGGCCGCCACGGGAGATCCGGGTCGCCGAGGCACAACACCTGCTCGACGAGACCGCCAAGTTCTGGCGGACCTGGCTGGCGCAGTCCACCTACACAGGTCGCTGGCGCGAGATGATCGAACGCTCGGCGATCACGCTGAAGCTGATGACGTACGCACCGACCGGCGGCCTGGTGGCCGCGCCCACGGCCGCGCTGCCGGAGCAGATCGGCGGTGAACGGAACTGGGACTACCGCTACACCTGGATCCGCGACGCGTCCTTCTCCATCCACGCCCTCCTTCGGTTGGGCTTCACGCAGGAGGCTTCCGCGTTCGCGAGCTGGATGCGGGATCGCGTGCAGGAGAAGGCGGGCGGGGCGACCGGACCGCTGAACATCATGTACCGCGTCGACGGCTCCTCCGATCTCGCCGAAGAGCAACTGGATCACTGGGAGGGCTACCGCGGGTCCCGGCCGGTGCACATCGGCAACGGCGCCGCCGGGCAACTCCAGCTGGACATCTACGGCGAGGCGCTGGACAGCCTGTACCTCGGCGACCAGCGCGGCCTCACCGTCGGCCACAAGGGCTGGTTCGCGGTCAGGGATCTGCTCGACTGGCTGATCGACAACTGGGACCAGCCCGAGGAAGGCATCTGGGAGACCAGAGGCGGCCGGAAGGACTTCACCTACGGCCGGGTCATGTGCTGGACCGCCTTCGACCGGGCGATCCAGCTCGCCACCAAGCGGTCGCGGCCGGCCCCGCTGGACCGATGGATCCAGGCGCGGGACGCGATCTACGACCAGGTGATGGCACGCGGATGGGATCCGGAACGCCGCGCCTTCGTGCAGCAGTACGGCGGCAAGGTGCTCGACTCGTCTCTTTTGCGGATGCCGACGGTCGACTTCGTCGCCCCCGAGGACCCGATGTGGCTCTCGACGCTGCGGGCGATGGACTCCGAGCTGGTCACCGACAGCCTGGTCTACCGCTACAACCCCGAGGCCTCACCGGACGGACTCCGCGGCTCCGAGGGCACCTTCTCGCTGTGCACGTTCATGTACGTCGACGCGCTCGGCAAGGCCGGCCGGATCGAAGAGGCCCGGCTCACCTTCGAGAAGATGCTCACCTACGCCAACCACCTCGGCCTGTACTCCGAGGAGATCGCCCTGACCGGCGAGCAGATCGGCAACTTCCCGCAGGCCTTCACCCATCTCGCTCTGATCGACGCGGCGATGACCCTGGACGCCCAGCTCGACCGCCCGGGTTCATCCCTGCGGGGTGAGGCACGGCTGGGCTGACACAAGCCAGCATGCAGGCAGGATCCGCCGCAGATTCGGCGGCGGCCGGAGTGGGAGGAGAGGTCACGATGGCAGCGAAGGCTCACGGGGCGGCCATGGCCGGCTTCGTCGTGTACGCCGGCACGATGCTCATGATCGTCGGCTTGATCAACATCTTCCAGGGCTTCCTCGCCCTGTTCGCCGACGACCGGTTGGTGCTGCTCCCGGAGCACCTCGTCATCGTCGACGTGACCGCCTGGGGCTGGACGCTCATCATCTCCGGGCTGCTCCTGTTCGTCGTCGGCGGCGGCCTGCTGCTGATGCAGACGTGGGCCAGGGTCGCGGGCATCGTGGTCGTCTGCCTCCACCTCCTGACCCAGGTCGCGTGGCTCGGCTCGTACCCGGTGTGGGCGTTGCTGATGATCGCGCTCGACGTGCTCGTCCTGTTCGCGCTCACGGCCAAGTGGTCCGACGTACGCGGCCGGATCGGCGGAGACCGGGAGCCGTGGGCCGACCACCAGAAAGCCCGAGCAGCTGCCGCCGAGCAGCGCATACCACCGATGGTCTGAGGGTCAGGTCCTGTCGGAGAGGACTGTCGTCCAGTTGTTCTTGATGCTGCACCACGGTCCAGCAGTCGAAGTCCGGGCCGCGGGGAACAGGTTTCATCGGACCGTCGGTCGTCGAACACCGCGATCCGCTCGGAGGGCGGGACGTACTGCGTCCCGCCCTCCTCCACGGCCCGGTCGACGTAGTCCACGATCGCCTGTCGCGTGGGCGCGTCCCGCCAGGACGACAGAATGGCTACTCGCGCATCAGCATCAGGGCAGCCTCGCGCTCGAGGTCCAGGTACGGCTCGCCGCTGACGTCGACCGCCACCCGGTTGATCGTGCCGCCGGTGAAGACATGCGGAGGCGCACCCGGGTAGTCGTCGGTGATCGGTTCGCCGTTGTGCCTGCCGATGTACAGGCCTGATCCTGCGATGGCGAAGGCTCCGAGCTGGGTCTTGATGTGTCCCTCACCGACCTTCTCGTCGCCGTGGTAGAGCGAGAGCGTTCCGGTTGCGGCGTCGGGGTTCATCCCTTGCTTCTCGAACGAGGCCGACAGGAGAACGTTCTCGCCGGTCGGGATGTCCTTCGTCCCGACGATCTGCTGCTCGATCGCGCCGACGAAGCTGTTCACGTAGTGCAGCCGGTTGTCCTTCACGTACAGCGCGTGGCCACCGAACCGGGCACCCATCGCGAACAGCACACCTTCGGCTCCCGGGGCCGGGATGTCGACGAGCGCGCCGATGGAGAAGGAGCGGTTACGGGTGTTGACCGCCTGCCACTCCGGCACCGGGGCAGTGCCCGGGTAGTAGACATAGCGGTCCTTCGCAGCGCTCAGCTGGGGCCGGGGGGTGGTGAGGATCTCCAGCGCCGAGCGATCGTCGAGCGGGAAGGCGTTGTTCGCGCCGGCCTCGGCGAACCAGATGTTCACCAGTTCGCGCAGCTTCTCCGGCTGCTCGGCTGCGAGGTTCGTGATCTCGGACCGATCGACGTCGACGTGGTAGAGCTCCCATTCGTCGGCATTGAAGTTGGACCAGCCGGACACGGTCGGGTGAGTGGTGACGGCCTTCCAGCCCTCGTGGTAGATCGAGCGGGATCCCAGCATCGAGTAGAACTGCGTCCGCCGGCCGGAGTCAGCGGTCGCGTCGTTGACACTGCCGCGCATGCTGATCCCGTCGAAGGCGCTCTGGGTGTGTCCCTTGATCGCCTCGGGGGCCTCGACGCCGAGAACGTCGAGGATCGTCGGAACGATGTCGATCGCGTGGTGGTACTGGTGGCGGATCTCGCCGCGCGCCCGCGCGCCCTTCGGCCACGAGATGATGCAGGGGTCCGCCGTACCGCCGTTGAACTCGTAGCGCTTCCACATCTTGAACGGCGTGTTGAAGGCCATCGCCCAGCCGTTCGGGTAGTGGTTGTAGGTCTTCGTACCGCCGAGGTCGTCGAGCTTGGCGAGGTTCTCGGCCAGGTCGTCGGCGATCCCGTTGGCGAACTTCATCTCGTTGACCGAGCCGTTCGGACCGCCTTCGCCGCTCGCACCGTTGTCGGACACGAGGACGACCAGCGTGTTGTCCAGCTGCTCGGTCTGCTCCAGGTAGGCGAGCAGCCGGCCGATGTTGTGGTCGGCGTGCGCGAGGAACCCGGCGTACACCTCGGCCATCCGGGCGAAGAGGCGCTTCTCGTCGGCGTTCAGCGTGTCCCATGGCCTGGTGTAGTCCAGCTCCGGGAACGGCTGGTGGTCCGGGCCACTGCGGGTCTGGGGTGTGCCGATCGGATTCAGCGGAGGCAGTTCGGTGTCCTCCGGCACCAGACCGAGCTTCTTCTGTCGTGCGAGGGTCTCCGCCCGCATCGCCTCGTAGCCCTGGTCGAAGCGGCCGGCGAACTTGTCGATCCACTCCTTCGGCGCGTGGTGCGGCGCGTGGCAGGCGCCGGGTGCGTAGTACAGCAGGAACGGCTTGTCCGGAGCGATCGCCTTGGCGTCCTTGACGAACTCGATCGCCTTGTCGGTGATGTCGTCGGTCAGGTGGTAGCCCTCCGCGGGGGAGCGCGGCTGGTCGACCGGGTGGTTGTCGTACACGAGGTCGGGGTACCACTGGTTCGTCTCGGCCCCGAGGTACCCGTACCAGCGCTGGAATCCCCGGCCGGTCGGCCAGTTGCGGCGGGTCGACGCGAGGTTCATCTCGTCGGTCGGGCACAGGTGCCACTTGCCGACCATGTACGTGTTCCAGCCGCGTTCGCCGAGGATCTCCGACAGCATCCCGTTCTCCGGCGGGATCGTGCCGCTCGCGTTCGGGAACCCGATCGCCGCCTCGGTGATGCACGCCATGCTGTTGCGCGTGTGGTTGCGACCGGTCAGCAGCGCCGAGCGGGTCGGCGAGCACAGCGCGGTCGTGTGCCACTGGGTGAAGCGCACCCCGCGCGCGGCGATCGCATCGATGTGAGGGGTCTCGATCGGGCCGCCGTAGCAGCTCATCGCCGAGAACCCGACATCGTCCAGCACGATGTAGACGACATTCGGCGCACCCTCCGGTGCCTTCGGCGGCTCGAACGGCGTCCAATCCGGCACTGAGTCGCGGATATCGACATTGATCGTTCCCCGGAACGGCGCAGGCATGACGTCCCCCTCCTCGCGGATTGATGATGAGCTCAGCCTTTGTCGGGCCTTGATGCCGAGTCGTCACCCGCGCGGGATGAATCGGCCCGGTAGGCGTCGAAAGCGTCCGCAATGGTGCGGAAGACGTTGTCCTCGCCGATCGCGTCGAGGGTCCCGTACGCCCGGAGCGTCGCGAGCAGTCGGGTATCCGGCCGGACGAGCACGAAGCGGGCATGGCGAGCCCGGCTGTAGTTGACGAGGTTGGCCAGGGTGACGCCTGCGGAGTAATCGATGTCATCGATCGCGCCGCAGTCGAGCGCCACCCAGCGGACCGGATCGGGAGCGCCGGAGATGATCGACTCGAGGTGGTCGGCGAAGCGGTTGGCGTTGGCGTAGAAGAGCTCCGCGTCGTAGCGGAAGACCACCAGCCCCGGCAGGCTCTGCGCGCCTGGTACGGCCGGCAGATAGGTCGGCTCGCCGGCCTGGTTCTGACCGATGACGAAGTCGCCGGGTTTGTACTGCCGCCGAACCAGATCGAGGAGCGAGAGTGCGATGGCCAGGATGATTCCCTGCTCGACGCCGACGGCGAAGACGGTGACCGTCGTGATGAGAGCCACCACGAACTCGTTCCTGCGTCGCCGCCACAGCCGCCGGAGGCCGGGCACGTCGATCAAGCTGACGCCGATCAGGAAGACGATCCCGGCGAGCACCGCCGTGGGCATGTCCGCCAGCACCTCGGTGAAGAACAGCGTGAACAGCAGCGCGACCGCCGCCATCGTGATGTTGGCGAGCTGGGTGCGCCCTCTCTGCCCGTCGAGGATCTGCGTCTTGGTCGGGCTGCCGTTGACAACGAAGGTGCCGCTGAGGCCGGCGGCCAGGCTGGCGCCGCTGAGCCCCACGAGATCGCGGTTGATGTCGACGGCGTCTCCGTGTTTGAACGCGAAGCTGCGGGATGTCGCGGCGCTCTGCGCGACGATCAGCACGAAGCAGGACAGCGCGGTCGGCAGCACCTTGGGCACGTCCGACCAGGAGATTCCCGACGGCAGGCCGATCGGCGGGAAACCGCCCTTCACGGCACCCACCACCGCGATGCCGTGCGCGCCGGCGTCAGTCAGTGCCGAGATCGCGGTCAGCAGCGCGACGGCGACGATGGCACCCGGCACAACCGGGATGAAACGTCTGAAGAATTGAATGGTCACGATCGTGGCCAGCCCGAACGCGAACGTGCCGAGACTGATCGAGGACAGCGAGGTGATCCAGTGCCACTGCTGTTCGAACCAGCCGCCCTTGCCCTTCGGGATGCCGAGCAGGTCCGGGATCTGCCCTGACAGGACCTGGATCCCGACGCCGGTGAGGAACCCGATCAGGACCGACGCACTCAGGAAGTCTCCGATGAAGCCGAGCCGCAGCAGCCGTGCCACGACCAGCAGAACGCCGCAGACCAGCGCGGTGAGGCCGGCGAAGGCAAGCCAGTCGGGTGATCCGGGCGTGACTCCGGCGATGCCGAGACCGGTCAGACCCGCGGCGAGGACCGCGGCGGTGGCCGAGTCCGCGCCCACGACGAGCAGCCGCGAAGAACCCAGCAGGGCGAAGATCACAGTGGGGAAGATGATGGTGTAGAGCCCGGTCACGATCGGCGTACCGGCGATGGACGTGTAGCCCATCACCTCGGGGATCGCCACCGCCGACAACGTCAGACCGGCCAGGATGTCGCGCGCCAGCCAGGCTCGGCGGTATCCACGCAGAGGCTCGGGGACGAAGGTCATGCTGCGGGTGATGGTCAGACGTCCTGGATGGCCTCGATCCGGTTCGACGCGATGGCTTTGGCGAAGTCGGCGAAGTCCTGGTCGTTCTGGGCCGCGTAGCGTTCGGAGAAGTCGGTGATCGACTTGTCGAAGGCGTCGTCGTCGCCGAGGTACGCCGAGATCGACACCGGATCGCCGGATCGTGCGTGGGCACGGGCGAGCGTCCAGCCGCAGGTGCGGCCGTAGAAGGCCAGCGTCGCCGGCGCCATCAACTCCACCAGCGCCGAGCCCTTCATGTCGCGCAGCTGGCGCCAGTAGAAGTAGCGGTCGGCCTGAACACCTTTGGACCAGCCCAGGAAGATGTCGCTGCTGGCCTGCATCAGTCGCTGGCCCTGGACCACCCGCTCGCCCGGTTGCTTGAACGCGCTCTTGCGCAACGGTCCTTCGAGCACCGACCTGGTGGCTTCCTTGACCTGCAGGAACAGCGGGTCGTCCTGATCACGGCCCTGCAGGAGTACGACGAACGCCCGAGTGCCGACGCTACCGACGCCGACCACCTTTCGCGCCCAGTCGATGATCTCGTAGCGCTCCAGCAGCTGCCGGAGGTCGAGCCGGAGAGTGGACCGATAGTCCCGGAACAGCCGGAAGACGACCTGCTCCAGTTCCGCGGGCTCCACGCCGTACGACGTGTGCAGGTCGCGCACGGGGATGATCACCGGCGGGACACTGACGATGCGGTAGCGGCCGTCAACCTCTTCGCCGAGTTTGGACAGGGCCTGATCGCTGGTGCGGGA carries:
- a CDS encoding DUF2252 domain-containing protein; amino-acid sequence: MPTRVEHPSLDERTARGLEARSRAMPDSHAGWQPSADRPDPVALIEEQNLRRDPDLVPIRHGRMMASPFTFYRGAAKIMAVDLAETPTAGLQVQLCGDAHLSNFGAFASPERNLLFDINDFDETLPGPFEYDVKRLAASLMVAAQNNGCSDPDARAITKGCVTSYRESMAQFATMKTLDVWYAHLAEDQIQQSVTAFLSGADSKRKGSKKGKKKDTGEQDVVSAMTSKEAKQAQKRFLKNAQKTHSRTSDQALSKLGEEVDGRYRIVSVPPVIIPVRDLHTSYGVEPAELEQVVFRLFRDYRSTLRLDLRQLLERYEIIDWARKVVGVGSVGTRAFVVLLQGRDQDDPLFLQVKEATRSVLEGPLRKSAFKQPGERVVQGQRLMQASSDIFLGWSKGVQADRYFYWRQLRDMKGSALVELMAPATLAFYGRTCGWTLARAHARSGDPVSISAYLGDDDAFDKSITDFSERYAAQNDQDFADFAKAIASNRIEAIQDV